A genomic region of Halobaculum lipolyticum contains the following coding sequences:
- a CDS encoding GAF domain-containing protein, producing the protein MTTESLSPALAETLAVFDGSGTPLTTPEVTDDLDVGRRSTYNRLRKLADRDRVETKKVGANARVWWRPRPQGADDPALAATAAPDPRTDADGSEAPDRDGEWLDPVRLGRLLDAVRDGVFVLDGRDRYEWVNETYASMCGLDRSAIVGEHVSAAIDDDETVDRIERSWGPLAAGERRFDRLETAVSNPDGHEWTAEVRVTSVGTGDGVDRFGVVRDVTDRRDRERALSRANTQLETLIDSIPDGTVTLVDTSLRYVRVGGTTAESIDVSKAELEGRPVESVLPEPVADQLIPAYEAALAGTATDIELTIGDRIYESHYAPIRDDDGTVTAAFGVAHDVTEREAATRALRRQLDRQETVAELTRRAFDGDDPDELTELLVDGLADTLPVSRCGVFVADADGGVSLRYGTGWADEDGDAAAPADRRYAERAIASGEPLRVGDPETPSGFCVPVRPGNTTWGTVAVFGDDPGTIDERDATFVDSVATLLAVAIDRHRRETAAEARREREAAINDLHDAVFDVTTAVIGRSTRGEIERAVCERLVESAAYEFAWIGEVDEAADTLSLRAEAGVEGYLDGVTLSVAPDADPHGGPTADAVRTGEPQFTDDALTDPRHEPVRDRVHRYGFRSSAAIPVTHEGTIYGVLNVYAERADAFDSRERAVIAQLGEIVGHAIAATERKRALLSDELVELTFRIDDVFRAVDTEVEPEGTFSWDHMVPLDDGDFLVYGTATPDAMPFLRDLEAHNPEWDSITVRSSGPPVRYELKAIDLPVFTAIASRGGYIDRAVVDGGDLRLTLCFSPTVDIPGLIETFQDNYPHTDLRRRRQITRSYEDAVRIRRRMAGDLTDRQRTALEAAYHAGFFEWPRDASGEEVAAAMGIAPPTFHQHLRRAERKVFDAVLATPVERAE; encoded by the coding sequence ATGACCACCGAGTCGCTGTCGCCGGCGCTCGCGGAGACGCTGGCGGTGTTCGACGGCAGCGGGACGCCGCTGACGACGCCCGAGGTGACCGACGACCTCGACGTCGGCCGTCGGAGTACGTACAACCGCCTCCGGAAGCTCGCCGACCGAGACCGCGTGGAGACGAAGAAGGTCGGCGCGAACGCCCGCGTCTGGTGGCGTCCACGGCCGCAAGGGGCGGACGACCCCGCGCTCGCCGCGACCGCGGCGCCGGACCCACGCACGGACGCCGACGGCTCCGAGGCGCCAGACCGGGACGGGGAGTGGCTCGACCCCGTGCGCCTCGGCCGACTGCTCGATGCGGTCCGCGACGGGGTCTTCGTGCTCGACGGGCGCGACCGGTACGAGTGGGTCAACGAGACGTACGCCTCGATGTGCGGTCTCGACCGGTCGGCGATCGTGGGAGAGCACGTCTCGGCGGCGATCGACGACGACGAGACGGTCGACCGGATCGAGCGGTCGTGGGGACCGCTCGCGGCGGGCGAGCGCCGGTTCGACCGGCTGGAGACGGCCGTCAGCAACCCCGACGGACACGAGTGGACCGCCGAGGTCCGGGTGACGAGCGTGGGGACGGGCGACGGCGTCGACCGCTTCGGCGTGGTTCGCGACGTCACCGACCGGCGCGACCGCGAACGGGCGCTGTCGCGGGCGAACACCCAACTTGAGACGCTGATCGACAGCATCCCCGACGGCACCGTCACGCTGGTGGACACGTCGCTGCGGTACGTCAGAGTCGGCGGCACGACGGCCGAGTCCATCGACGTGTCGAAGGCGGAACTGGAGGGGCGGCCGGTCGAGTCGGTACTCCCCGAGCCGGTCGCCGACCAACTGATCCCGGCCTACGAGGCCGCGCTGGCGGGCACGGCGACCGACATCGAGTTGACCATCGGCGATCGGATCTACGAGAGCCACTACGCCCCGATCCGCGACGACGACGGGACGGTGACCGCGGCGTTCGGCGTCGCCCACGACGTCACCGAGCGCGAGGCCGCCACCCGGGCGCTCCGCCGCCAACTCGACCGACAGGAGACCGTCGCGGAGCTGACGCGTCGCGCCTTCGACGGCGACGACCCCGACGAACTGACCGAACTACTCGTCGACGGACTCGCCGACACGCTCCCGGTGTCGAGGTGCGGCGTGTTCGTCGCCGACGCGGACGGCGGCGTGTCGCTCCGGTACGGGACCGGCTGGGCCGACGAGGACGGAGACGCCGCGGCGCCGGCGGACCGGCGATACGCCGAGCGGGCGATCGCCTCCGGGGAGCCGCTCCGGGTCGGCGATCCCGAGACCCCCTCGGGGTTCTGCGTGCCGGTCCGCCCCGGGAACACGACCTGGGGGACCGTGGCGGTGTTCGGCGACGATCCGGGGACCATCGACGAGCGCGACGCGACGTTCGTCGACTCCGTGGCGACGCTGTTGGCGGTCGCGATCGACCGGCACCGCCGGGAGACCGCCGCCGAGGCGCGTCGGGAGCGGGAGGCGGCGATCAACGACCTCCACGACGCCGTGTTCGACGTGACGACCGCCGTGATCGGCCGCTCGACGCGGGGGGAGATCGAGCGGGCCGTCTGCGAGCGACTGGTGGAGTCGGCCGCCTACGAGTTCGCGTGGATCGGCGAGGTGGACGAGGCGGCCGACACGCTGTCGCTGCGTGCGGAAGCCGGCGTCGAGGGGTACCTCGACGGCGTCACGCTGTCGGTCGCTCCCGACGCCGACCCCCACGGGGGACCCACCGCCGACGCGGTCCGGACGGGCGAGCCGCAGTTCACGGACGACGCCCTCACCGACCCCCGCCACGAGCCGGTCCGCGACCGCGTCCACCGGTACGGCTTCCGGTCGTCGGCGGCGATCCCCGTGACCCACGAGGGGACGATCTACGGCGTGTTGAACGTGTACGCCGAGCGGGCCGACGCCTTCGACAGCCGCGAACGCGCCGTGATCGCACAGCTCGGCGAGATCGTCGGCCACGCCATCGCCGCGACCGAGCGGAAGCGGGCGCTGTTGAGCGACGAACTGGTGGAGCTGACCTTCCGCATCGACGACGTGTTCCGGGCCGTCGACACCGAGGTCGAGCCGGAGGGGACGTTCTCGTGGGACCACATGGTGCCGCTCGACGACGGCGACTTCCTCGTGTACGGCACCGCGACCCCCGACGCGATGCCGTTCTTGCGCGATCTGGAGGCGCACAATCCGGAGTGGGACTCGATCACCGTCCGGTCGTCGGGACCGCCGGTGCGGTACGAGCTGAAGGCGATCGACCTCCCGGTGTTCACCGCCATCGCCTCCCGGGGCGGCTACATCGACCGCGCGGTCGTCGACGGCGGCGACCTCCGGTTGACGCTGTGTTTCTCGCCGACCGTGGACATCCCGGGGCTGATCGAGACGTTCCAGGACAACTACCCCCACACCGACTTGCGCCGTCGCCGGCAGATCACCCGGTCGTACGAGGACGCCGTCCGGATCAGACGCCGGATGGCCGGCGACCTCACCGACCGGCAGCGGACCGCCCTCGAGGCCGCCTACCACGCCGGCTTCTTCGAGTGGCCCCGCGACGCCTCCGGCGAGGAGGTCGCCGCCGCGATGGGGATCGCCCCGCCGACGTTCCACCAACACCTCCGGCGCGCCGAGCGGAAGGTGTTCGACGCCGTCCTCGCGACGCCCGTCGAGCGCGCGGAGTGA
- the ppk1 gene encoding polyphosphate kinase 1: MDRSDLSDPRLYLNRELSELAFQQRVLSEGLDDRNPLLERLRYLAYFTKNTDEFFMKRVGGLKQQIDAGVTERSPDGRTPEEQHTAVLETARPLFREQDRYWSRELKPGLAAAGIRVREFDDLPAERREPLRSHFEESVLPTLTPLAFDPAHPFPFISNLSLSLAVVSDTEGTDGSRFTRIKIPQNRSRFVPVPGTDGEFVLVEDLIEANIDLLLPNLDIVDVATFRVTRNAEVRRDEEVAEDLIDVIEEVIEQRRFATVVRLEVDADMSPEALSVLREQLDVTAAEVYEREGLIDYRSLFELTDLDRPDLKLPEWTPQPHPRLGPERGDDPLADDGSIFDSIRESDVLVHHPYHTFEGTVQRFLRAAANDPDVLAVKAAIYRTASDSKVIESLIDAAEKGKQVAVMVELKARFDEQNNLEWVRRLEEEGIHVAYGTVGLKTHTKTALVVRQEADGVRLYSHVGTGNYHSETAKGYVDLGVLTADHDVGQDLTKVFNFFTGPTLDDRFRKLLIAPVTMRDRFTHAIRREAAHARAGTGGRIVVKVNGLEDPAIVEELYRASRAGAEIDLIVRDICRLRPGIEGISDRVRVHSVVGRFLEHSRIFYFENAGDPEWYIGSADWMTRNLDNRVEAVAPIESVPIRRQLRFVLSATLADNRRRWVMDADGNYEQVRPADGEPVRDVQQILMDATERAVAANSRIGIEIDESLVDRDLLVEPRGDGGAADDATDTNAADDDTRPVAVDGPGDDSAADGGETDVFERHADRWYEPSSHTYEWAVRTADGGRRYYKTREGAAERLRSEYE; encoded by the coding sequence ATGGACCGCTCCGATCTCTCCGACCCGCGTCTCTATCTCAACCGCGAGCTGTCGGAGCTGGCGTTCCAACAGCGCGTGCTGTCGGAAGGACTCGACGACCGGAACCCCCTGTTGGAACGGCTGCGCTATCTGGCGTACTTCACCAAGAACACCGACGAGTTCTTCATGAAACGCGTCGGCGGGCTGAAACAGCAGATCGACGCCGGCGTCACCGAACGCAGCCCGGACGGCCGCACCCCGGAGGAGCAACACACGGCGGTGCTCGAGACCGCGCGTCCGCTGTTCCGGGAGCAGGATCGCTACTGGTCGCGGGAGCTGAAGCCGGGGTTGGCGGCGGCCGGCATCCGCGTCCGCGAGTTCGACGACCTCCCGGCGGAGCGGCGCGAGCCGCTGCGGAGCCACTTCGAGGAGTCCGTGTTGCCGACGCTGACGCCGCTGGCGTTCGACCCGGCCCACCCGTTCCCGTTCATCTCGAACCTCTCGCTGTCGCTGGCGGTCGTCTCCGACACCGAGGGGACGGACGGCTCCCGCTTCACCCGGATCAAGATCCCCCAGAACAGGTCGCGGTTCGTTCCGGTCCCGGGGACCGACGGGGAGTTCGTGCTCGTCGAAGACCTCATCGAGGCGAACATCGACCTGCTCCTCCCCAACCTCGACATCGTCGACGTCGCGACGTTCAGGGTGACACGGAACGCCGAGGTCCGGCGCGACGAGGAGGTGGCGGAGGACCTCATCGACGTGATCGAGGAGGTGATCGAACAGCGCCGGTTCGCGACGGTCGTCCGACTGGAGGTCGACGCCGACATGTCGCCGGAGGCGTTGTCGGTGCTGCGGGAACAACTCGACGTGACGGCAGCCGAAGTGTACGAACGGGAGGGGTTGATCGACTACCGGAGCCTGTTCGAACTCACCGACCTCGACCGGCCGGACCTGAAACTGCCCGAGTGGACGCCCCAGCCGCACCCGCGGCTCGGCCCGGAGCGCGGCGACGACCCGCTGGCCGACGACGGATCCATCTTCGACAGCATCCGGGAGTCGGACGTGCTCGTCCACCACCCGTACCACACGTTCGAGGGGACCGTCCAGCGGTTCCTCCGCGCGGCCGCGAACGACCCCGACGTGCTCGCGGTGAAGGCGGCCATCTACCGGACCGCGAGCGACTCGAAGGTGATCGAGAGCCTCATCGACGCGGCCGAGAAGGGGAAACAGGTCGCGGTGATGGTGGAGTTGAAGGCGCGCTTCGACGAGCAGAACAACCTCGAATGGGTGCGCCGGCTGGAGGAGGAGGGCATCCACGTCGCCTACGGCACCGTCGGGCTGAAGACGCACACGAAGACCGCCCTCGTCGTCAGGCAGGAGGCCGACGGCGTCCGGCTGTACTCCCACGTCGGCACGGGCAACTACCACTCCGAGACCGCCAAGGGGTACGTCGACCTCGGCGTGTTGACCGCCGACCACGACGTCGGGCAGGACCTGACGAAGGTGTTCAACTTCTTCACCGGGCCGACGCTCGACGACCGCTTCCGCAAACTGCTGATCGCCCCGGTGACCATGCGCGACCGGTTCACCCACGCGATCCGGCGCGAGGCGGCCCACGCACGCGCCGGGACGGGCGGTCGCATCGTCGTCAAGGTGAACGGGCTGGAGGACCCCGCGATCGTCGAGGAGCTGTACCGGGCGTCGCGCGCCGGCGCCGAGATCGACCTGATCGTCCGCGACATCTGCCGCCTCCGCCCCGGGATCGAGGGGATCAGCGACCGGGTCCGCGTCCACTCGGTCGTCGGCCGGTTCCTCGAACACTCCCGGATCTTCTACTTCGAGAACGCCGGCGACCCCGAGTGGTACATCGGCTCGGCCGACTGGATGACGCGCAACCTCGACAACCGCGTCGAGGCCGTCGCGCCCATCGAGTCGGTGCCGATCCGTCGCCAACTCCGGTTCGTGCTGTCGGCGACGCTGGCGGACAACCGGCGGCGGTGGGTGATGGACGCCGACGGGAACTACGAACAGGTCCGCCCGGCCGACGGCGAGCCGGTTCGCGACGTCCAGCAGATCCTGATGGACGCCACCGAGCGCGCGGTCGCCGCGAACTCCCGGATCGGGATCGAGATCGACGAGTCGCTCGTCGACCGCGACCTGCTCGTCGAGCCGCGCGGCGACGGCGGCGCGGCCGACGACGCCACCGACACCAACGCGGCCGACGACGACACGCGACCGGTCGCCGTCGACGGTCCCGGGGACGACTCCGCCGCCGACGGTGGCGAGACCGACGTGTTCGAACGGCACGCCGACCGGTGGTACGAGCCGTCGAGCCACACGTACGAGTGGGCAGTCAGGACCGCCGACGGGGGGCGGCGCTACTACAAGACCCGCGAGGGCGCCGCCGAGCGCCTCCGCAGCGAGTACGAGTGA
- a CDS encoding DUF2270 domain-containing protein codes for MTDSQTADRTDDTATADEPDGADATTGTDPGATAANGPDAGADSDAAADAAAASPHVGAGLLDEEMGPSSAMAHLYRGEIHRMKFWRERLDRTTNWAVIVIAALLTWAFSGADNPHYLLLVGVATLTVFLVIESRRYRGYDIWRTRVRTIQENVWAYGLDPDAGVADEDWRRNLGRDYRRPTLKITAEEAIAHRLRRVYLPLFAVLLAAWVIRITAFSTAPWTETAAVGTVPGVVVAAVVGAFFVGAVVVACRPRTWHAEGELRREDLRKER; via the coding sequence ATGACCGACAGCCAGACAGCCGACCGGACAGACGACACCGCCACCGCCGACGAGCCGGACGGCGCGGACGCGACGACCGGGACCGATCCCGGAGCGACGGCCGCGAACGGTCCCGACGCGGGCGCCGACAGCGACGCCGCCGCCGACGCCGCGGCGGCGTCCCCGCACGTCGGCGCCGGCCTGCTCGACGAGGAGATGGGACCGAGTTCGGCGATGGCCCACCTCTACCGCGGGGAGATCCACCGGATGAAGTTCTGGCGCGAGCGCCTCGACCGCACCACCAACTGGGCGGTGATCGTCATCGCCGCGCTGCTCACGTGGGCGTTCTCCGGCGCGGACAACCCCCACTACCTCCTCCTCGTCGGCGTCGCGACGCTGACGGTGTTCCTCGTCATCGAGTCGCGCCGCTACCGCGGCTACGACATCTGGCGCACGCGGGTCCGCACGATCCAGGAGAACGTCTGGGCGTACGGACTCGACCCGGACGCCGGCGTCGCCGACGAGGACTGGCGCCGGAACCTCGGCCGGGACTACCGCAGGCCGACGCTGAAGATCACCGCCGAGGAGGCGATCGCCCACCGGCTCCGGCGGGTGTACCTCCCGCTGTTCGCCGTGTTGCTCGCGGCGTGGGTGATCCGGATCACCGCGTTCTCGACGGCGCCGTGGACGGAGACGGCCGCGGTGGGGACGGTGCCGGGGGTGGTCGTCGCGGCCGTCGTCGGGGCGTTCTTCGTCGGCGCCGTCGTCGTCGCCTGCCGGCCGCGCACCTGGCACGCGGAGGGGGAACTCCGCCGGGAGGACCTCCGGAAGGAGCGCTGA
- a CDS encoding DsrE/DsrF/DrsH-like family protein gives MRADTSDTPEATDPSAEDVPSRAELAARVEKLEARLAASDDDESPPKLSIVATKGTLDMAYPPLILASTAAAFGYEVTVFHTFWGLDILHEERSKELKLSAVGNPNLPVPNLVGALPGMDRMTTAMMERKIADNDTATIEELIETSLDMGVEFQACQMTIELLGYDEADFYDGVTTGVGAATAIRDMADADVQLLI, from the coding sequence ATGCGCGCCGACACGTCGGACACGCCGGAGGCGACGGACCCGTCCGCCGAGGACGTCCCGTCCCGCGCGGAGCTGGCCGCCCGGGTCGAGAAGTTGGAGGCGCGGCTGGCCGCGAGCGACGACGACGAGTCGCCGCCGAAGCTGTCGATCGTCGCGACGAAGGGCACGCTCGACATGGCGTACCCGCCGCTGATCCTCGCGAGCACGGCGGCCGCCTTCGGCTACGAGGTGACCGTGTTCCACACGTTCTGGGGGTTGGACATCCTCCACGAGGAGCGGTCGAAGGAGCTGAAGCTGAGCGCCGTCGGCAACCCGAACCTGCCGGTCCCGAACCTCGTCGGCGCGCTCCCCGGCATGGACCGGATGACGACCGCGATGATGGAGCGGAAGATCGCGGACAACGACACCGCGACGATCGAGGAACTGATCGAGACGTCCCTCGACATGGGCGTGGAGTTTCAGGCGTGCCAGATGACGATCGAACTCCTCGGCTACGACGAGGCGGACTTCTACGACGGCGTCACCACGGGGGTCGGCGCCGCGACGGCCATCCGGGACATGGCCGACGCCGACGTCCAACTGCTGATCTGA
- a CDS encoding sulfurtransferase TusA family protein → MSAEYDTTETLDVRGASCPMPVIETKQAIDGLAAGEVLEVLATDSGSVSDIAGWADGTAGVELLDQTEDGDVYAHYVRKTE, encoded by the coding sequence ATGAGTGCAGAATACGACACGACGGAGACGCTCGACGTGAGAGGCGCATCGTGCCCGATGCCGGTGATCGAGACGAAGCAGGCGATCGACGGGCTGGCCGCCGGCGAGGTGCTGGAGGTGTTGGCGACCGACTCCGGCAGCGTGAGCGACATCGCCGGCTGGGCCGACGGCACCGCCGGCGTCGAACTGCTCGACCAGACCGAGGACGGGGACGTGTACGCACACTACGTCCGCAAGACGGAGTGA
- a CDS encoding acetamidase/formamidase family protein encodes MQDRRFAVPDAPDPDYELSDDESTVHYTWDRGHDPALTVEPGSVVRFDCRDAYDGQVSPPATVEKLRAVESDGHPMTGPVAVAGAEPGDTLRVDLLAFEHEGWGVTAVPPGEREGGLLPEEFPEPHVREWDLDATRDGRPVATFVDDDAPDVAVPIHPFPGNLGVAPGADGSHSTMPPRAVGGNMDVKHLTAGSTLYLPVEAPGGLFSIGDCHAAQGDGEVCITGIEAPMSVTARLDVVRDRPVAGPEFATDGPFTPTGRDERMYATTGIAPDLMDATKAAVSNVITHLHERRGFSREDAYVLCSAAVDLKISEVVDAPNWTVTAYLPESVLAVSDPGSGTDAR; translated from the coding sequence GTGCAGGACCGCCGATTCGCCGTTCCCGACGCCCCCGACCCCGACTACGAACTCTCGGACGACGAGTCGACCGTTCACTACACGTGGGACCGCGGCCACGACCCCGCGCTGACGGTCGAGCCGGGTAGCGTCGTCCGCTTCGACTGCCGCGACGCCTACGACGGGCAAGTGTCACCGCCGGCGACCGTCGAGAAACTCCGCGCTGTCGAGAGCGACGGCCACCCCATGACCGGCCCGGTCGCCGTCGCGGGCGCCGAGCCGGGCGACACGCTCCGGGTCGACCTCCTCGCGTTCGAACACGAGGGGTGGGGCGTCACCGCCGTCCCGCCGGGCGAGCGCGAGGGGGGACTGCTCCCCGAGGAGTTCCCCGAGCCGCACGTCCGGGAGTGGGACCTCGACGCGACCCGCGACGGGCGGCCGGTCGCGACGTTCGTCGACGACGACGCGCCCGACGTGGCGGTGCCGATCCACCCGTTCCCGGGGAACCTCGGCGTCGCCCCCGGCGCGGACGGGTCCCACTCGACGATGCCGCCGCGCGCGGTCGGCGGCAACATGGACGTCAAGCACCTCACCGCCGGCTCGACGCTGTACCTCCCGGTCGAGGCGCCGGGCGGCCTGTTCTCGATCGGCGACTGCCACGCCGCTCAGGGCGACGGCGAGGTGTGCATCACCGGTATCGAGGCGCCGATGTCGGTCACCGCCCGCCTCGACGTCGTCCGCGACCGCCCCGTCGCCGGCCCGGAGTTCGCGACGGACGGGCCGTTCACGCCGACCGGCCGCGACGAGCGGATGTACGCGACGACGGGCATCGCGCCGGACCTCATGGACGCGACGAAGGCGGCGGTGTCGAACGTGATCACTCACCTCCACGAGCGGCGCGGGTTCTCCCGCGAGGACGCCTACGTGCTCTGCTCGGCGGCCGTCGATCTGAAGATCAGCGAGGTGGTCGACGCGCCCAACTGGACCGTGACGGCGTACCTCCCGGAGTCGGTGCTCGCCGTGTCCGACCCGGGTTCCGGGACCGACGCCCGCTGA
- a CDS encoding PAS domain S-box protein: MSVVTVAVVAPRTQPAPPPAALGPPTETVRVASLDDVDASAVDCVVCTVHDGWADAVGEFRESWPEIPVVLAGPADPEAGALASRIGVEYAPEEAFEGSESGLWERVVDTANRAVALRERRDDASETYREAALRNLLSTSRELLTADDRASIPDTVARATAEVIGLEYALVRLYDPERGVLYPAGETRAVTESLPERPVYDADEGMPGRAFQSGEAIEYDGDEPELPDGDVAARIVPLGDHGTLTIGTACPDGFTETDRLLVSLLATSATTALDRAERVESLRTYRAIHENVKERVYVLDEAGEVRLTTDPLVDELGYDREDVVGRNVGEFLDADAARTGRELLADLRDDHPDASRTFETTLVAADGDRIPVEIELSLLPGEEGIAGSVGVVRNRQALEAERARFRSLFDRSPDAIVDAELGDDGPRIRTVNHTFEETFGVTEEAVAGDRLDDLVVPADAADEAADLDDRTRSELTTPVEVDRLTPDGTRTFLFRGVSYRRTAEGVRAFGIYTDIDDRKADRRRIEMLNRVLRHNIRNTINVVAGSVELARDRVDGDDARVVEHLDRAASAAERIAALPDDVKRVERAIGADPESFGRYDLRAAAERAAEAGRAFDADATVTVDVPPVSVRGDDRLGAAIDELVENAVVHGGDAPTVAVTATVDGDRAVLAVDDDGPGIPRVERAVIAGDVDITQLAHSRGLGLWVAASVVSAVGGDLSFPEPSTVRLDLPVCDG; encoded by the coding sequence GTGTCAGTCGTCACGGTCGCCGTGGTCGCCCCGCGGACACAGCCCGCCCCGCCCCCAGCCGCCCTCGGTCCCCCGACGGAGACGGTTCGCGTAGCCTCGCTCGACGACGTCGACGCCTCCGCCGTCGACTGTGTCGTCTGTACCGTCCACGACGGGTGGGCGGACGCGGTCGGTGAGTTCCGCGAGTCCTGGCCCGAAATCCCGGTCGTGCTCGCCGGCCCGGCGGACCCCGAAGCCGGCGCGCTCGCGTCCCGCATCGGCGTCGAGTACGCGCCGGAGGAGGCGTTCGAGGGGAGCGAGTCCGGACTGTGGGAGCGGGTCGTCGACACCGCGAACCGCGCCGTCGCGCTCCGGGAGCGTCGCGACGACGCGTCGGAGACGTACCGCGAGGCGGCGCTCCGGAACCTGCTGTCGACGTCGCGGGAGCTGCTGACCGCCGACGACCGGGCGTCGATCCCGGACACCGTCGCGCGCGCGACGGCCGAGGTCATCGGGCTGGAGTACGCCCTGGTCCGGCTGTACGACCCCGAACGCGGCGTGTTGTACCCGGCGGGGGAAACCCGCGCGGTCACCGAGTCGCTGCCCGAGCGGCCGGTGTACGACGCCGACGAGGGGATGCCCGGCCGCGCGTTCCAGTCGGGCGAGGCGATCGAGTACGACGGCGACGAGCCGGAGCTTCCCGACGGCGACGTGGCCGCGCGGATCGTCCCGCTCGGCGACCACGGGACGTTGACCATCGGGACGGCCTGCCCCGACGGCTTCACCGAGACCGACCGGCTGCTCGTGTCGCTGTTGGCGACGAGCGCGACGACGGCGCTCGACCGCGCCGAGCGCGTCGAGTCGCTCCGGACGTACCGCGCGATCCACGAGAACGTCAAAGAGCGCGTGTACGTGCTCGACGAGGCGGGCGAGGTCCGCCTGACGACCGACCCGCTCGTCGACGAACTCGGCTACGACCGCGAGGACGTGGTCGGGCGGAACGTCGGCGAGTTCCTCGACGCGGACGCCGCACGGACCGGTCGGGAGCTGTTGGCTGACCTCCGGGACGACCACCCCGACGCCAGCCGTACGTTCGAGACGACGCTCGTCGCCGCCGACGGCGACCGGATCCCCGTCGAGATCGAACTGTCGCTGCTCCCCGGCGAGGAGGGGATCGCCGGCAGCGTCGGCGTCGTCCGCAACCGACAGGCGTTGGAGGCGGAGCGCGCCCGGTTCCGCAGCCTCTTCGACCGCTCGCCCGACGCGATCGTCGACGCCGAACTCGGCGACGACGGTCCCCGGATCCGGACGGTCAACCACACCTTCGAGGAGACGTTCGGCGTGACGGAGGAGGCGGTGGCCGGCGACCGCCTCGACGACCTCGTCGTGCCGGCCGACGCCGCCGACGAGGCGGCCGACCTCGACGACCGCACCCGGTCGGAGCTGACGACGCCCGTCGAGGTCGACCGGCTCACCCCCGACGGCACGCGCACGTTCCTGTTCCGCGGCGTCTCCTACCGGCGAACCGCCGAGGGCGTCCGCGCGTTCGGGATCTACACGGACATCGACGACCGGAAGGCCGACCGCCGCCGGATCGAGATGCTCAACCGCGTCCTCAGACACAACATCCGCAACACGATCAACGTCGTCGCCGGGAGCGTCGAACTCGCGCGCGACCGCGTCGACGGCGACGACGCCCGCGTCGTCGAGCACCTCGACCGGGCAGCGTCGGCCGCCGAGCGCATCGCCGCGCTCCCGGACGACGTGAAACGGGTCGAACGAGCCATCGGCGCCGACCCGGAGTCGTTCGGTCGCTACGACCTGCGGGCCGCCGCCGAGCGGGCCGCCGAGGCGGGCCGCGCGTTCGACGCGGACGCCACCGTGACCGTCGACGTCCCGCCGGTGTCGGTGCGCGGCGACGACCGGCTCGGGGCGGCGATCGACGAACTGGTCGAGAACGCCGTCGTCCACGGCGGCGACGCGCCGACGGTGGCGGTGACGGCGACCGTCGACGGCGACCGGGCGGTCCTCGCGGTCGACGACGACGGACCGGGGATCCCCCGGGTGGAACGCGCCGTCATCGCGGGCGACGTCGACATCACCCAGCTCGCCCACAGCCGCGGGCTGGGCCTGTGGGTCGCCGCCTCCGTCGTGTCGGCCGTCGGCGGCGACCTGTCGTTCCCGGAGCCGTCGACGGTTCGGCTCGACCTCCCCGTCTGCGACGGGTGA
- a CDS encoding VIT1/CCC1 transporter family protein has product MRRSLGTLAAALDRSEVRAIARRYFVSNGFDGTLTGIGIAVGAVLSGIPDGAVVVRIGASAAVGLCTSAVWSVWEIERAETRAEIRRLEAAMLVDLDDTRIEDEQRAGRLVHALASGLGPLLGIVIPILPFVFEGRPLSMPAAGAASVGLGVCLLGAFGAYMGSISDQRWWVAAARMGLAGLVVAGITLVLPA; this is encoded by the coding sequence GTGCGGCGCTCGCTGGGGACCCTCGCCGCCGCGCTCGACCGGTCGGAGGTGCGGGCGATCGCCCGCCGCTACTTCGTCTCAAACGGCTTCGACGGGACGCTCACGGGGATCGGGATCGCGGTCGGGGCCGTCCTCTCGGGGATCCCCGACGGCGCGGTCGTCGTCCGGATCGGGGCGAGCGCGGCGGTCGGGCTGTGTACCTCCGCCGTGTGGAGCGTCTGGGAGATCGAACGCGCCGAGACGCGCGCGGAGATCCGACGGCTGGAGGCGGCGATGCTCGTCGACCTCGACGACACGCGGATCGAAGACGAGCAGCGGGCCGGCCGACTCGTCCACGCCCTCGCTAGCGGGCTGGGTCCCTTGCTCGGGATCGTGATCCCGATCCTCCCGTTCGTGTTCGAGGGACGGCCGCTGTCGATGCCCGCCGCCGGCGCCGCCTCCGTCGGTCTCGGCGTCTGTCTGCTCGGCGCCTTCGGGGCGTACATGGGGTCGATCTCCGACCAACGCTGGTGGGTCGCGGCCGCCCGAATGGGGCTGGCGGGCCTCGTCGTCGCCGGGATCACCCTCGTGTTGCCAGCGTGA